Proteins encoded by one window of Swingsia samuiensis:
- a CDS encoding DnaJ C-terminal domain-containing protein produces the protein MKDPYSVLGVSKNATDKEIRSAYRKLAKKYHPDHNPDSKEAEEQFKAVGQAYNIIGDKEKRARFDRGEIDGEGQERGPFGGGGFGGGGFGGGGFGGGAGAHGFQGNFSQEDLGAFFSDMFGGGGFSGDFRPGGAGGRRAAKGADRRYSVTIPFVQAILGTSLELNLGEGNHTEVRIPAGVEDGQTLRVRGKGAPGRPGMDGQPGVAGDALITVSVTPDKRYVREGRNVRMTQNIDLKIAVLGGKVTVQTPRGDVAVKVPKHSDSGKVLRLGGRGVGANKKEEAGDLLVTLQIQLGHVTPELEAFFEKQES, from the coding sequence ATGAAAGATCCTTATTCCGTACTTGGAGTTTCAAAAAACGCAACGGATAAAGAAATTCGGAGTGCCTATCGTAAATTAGCTAAAAAATATCACCCTGATCATAATCCTGACAGCAAGGAAGCTGAAGAACAGTTTAAAGCTGTGGGTCAAGCCTATAATATTATTGGTGATAAGGAAAAACGCGCACGTTTTGATCGTGGTGAGATCGATGGCGAAGGCCAGGAGCGTGGTCCTTTTGGAGGCGGCGGCTTTGGCGGTGGTGGCTTTGGCGGTGGTGGCTTTGGAGGCGGCGCTGGTGCACATGGCTTCCAAGGCAATTTTAGCCAAGAAGACTTGGGTGCGTTTTTCTCGGATATGTTTGGCGGTGGTGGTTTTAGTGGAGACTTCCGTCCAGGCGGTGCTGGTGGACGTCGTGCTGCTAAGGGGGCGGACCGACGGTATTCCGTAACTATTCCCTTTGTGCAGGCTATTTTAGGGACTTCTTTAGAGCTTAATCTTGGAGAAGGTAACCATACAGAGGTCCGTATTCCAGCTGGGGTAGAGGATGGTCAAACTCTACGTGTTCGCGGCAAAGGAGCGCCGGGTCGGCCGGGTATGGATGGACAGCCCGGTGTTGCGGGTGATGCCCTGATTACGGTTTCGGTTACCCCAGATAAGCGTTATGTCCGTGAAGGCCGCAATGTGCGGATGACGCAGAATATTGATTTAAAAATTGCCGTTTTGGGTGGGAAAGTAACGGTTCAAACTCCGAGAGGGGATGTTGCAGTAAAAGTCCCTAAACACTCAGATAGCGGTAAGGTCTTACGGCTGGGAGGCCGTGGCGTTGGTGCAAATAAAAAAGAAGAAGCTGGAGATTTGCTCGTAACGCTTCAAATTCAGTTAGGGCACGTTACGCCAGAGCTTGAGGCTTTTTTTGAGAAACAGGAGAGCTAA
- a CDS encoding peptide MFS transporter, whose translation MPFNPSPPSVPVVGVKRRKAFAVVLAIELWERFGYYGMQAVLTLFMIQQLHMADSAANLMLGAFAVLTYTSPVIGGLLGDRVIGTRRTMVSGAVLLAIGYALLSISLHSQSLLLFAMALIATGNGLFKPNAGNLVRRIYEGDNAALDAAFTLYYMAVNVGSTVSMLLTPWLQLRYGASVAFATSSIGLVVGLIYYVLKSHRLNYISSALERRPISLGRIGLICLGLLFLTCLNALVLGSNGLAKICIFVSGLSLIFSWIFLYFRSEEKERAGLLLTYLLCLQGTIYLVFYQQMITSLTLFALRDVDGDFRIGGFTLWHLSAGQFQALNPIWIMVLSPLLAKLYNKQGRNGTDFSLARKMLIGYVCVACSFAIWWWAAATTHDLVSSWVMLVGYGFLSFAELLTNGLGLAIVARYTPARLSGFMMGALYLLWGIAMYTGSIIANHAAMTNDASLSIGRALYTGLFRGLCEAAVGIVFVLLCLEPLTRRWDRLHTMLSKS comes from the coding sequence ATGCCCTTTAATCCATCCCCCCCCTCTGTTCCTGTAGTAGGCGTAAAAAGACGTAAAGCTTTTGCAGTGGTGTTAGCCATCGAACTATGGGAGCGGTTCGGGTATTACGGAATGCAGGCCGTCCTGACGCTGTTTATGATTCAGCAACTGCATATGGCAGATTCTGCGGCTAATTTGATGTTGGGTGCATTTGCTGTTTTAACATATACATCGCCAGTAATCGGTGGGTTACTTGGTGATCGTGTTATTGGAACGCGGCGCACGATGGTGAGTGGCGCTGTATTGCTTGCCATTGGTTATGCACTCTTATCCATTTCATTGCATTCGCAATCATTATTACTCTTTGCTATGGCATTGATTGCAACAGGGAACGGACTGTTTAAACCGAATGCAGGCAATCTTGTAAGGCGTATCTACGAGGGTGATAATGCGGCTTTAGACGCAGCTTTTACTCTGTACTATATGGCTGTTAATGTTGGCTCGACTGTCTCGATGTTATTAACACCATGGTTGCAGCTTCGTTATGGTGCGTCTGTTGCTTTTGCAACGAGTTCTATAGGGCTAGTTGTTGGCTTAATTTACTATGTATTAAAATCACATAGGCTAAATTATATTTCCAGTGCTTTAGAACGAAGACCTATTTCTTTAGGGCGTATTGGACTGATCTGTTTAGGGCTTTTGTTCCTAACCTGTTTAAATGCACTGGTTTTAGGGAGTAATGGATTAGCGAAGATTTGTATTTTTGTCTCTGGTCTGTCTTTAATATTTTCGTGGATTTTTTTGTATTTTCGTTCTGAGGAAAAAGAACGGGCAGGCTTACTTCTGACGTACTTATTATGCCTGCAGGGGACTATTTATCTAGTATTTTATCAGCAAATGATCACATCGCTGACCCTATTTGCGCTGCGTGATGTGGATGGTGATTTTAGAATAGGTGGCTTCACGTTATGGCACTTGTCTGCCGGCCAGTTTCAAGCCCTTAATCCAATTTGGATTATGGTTCTGAGCCCTCTATTAGCAAAGCTATATAATAAACAAGGCCGTAATGGCACGGATTTTTCATTAGCCCGTAAGATGTTGATTGGGTATGTCTGTGTTGCATGTTCATTTGCAATCTGGTGGTGGGCTGCTGCAACAACTCATGATTTGGTTTCTTCATGGGTTATGCTGGTAGGATATGGTTTTTTATCCTTTGCTGAGCTTTTAACGAACGGCTTGGGTTTAGCGATAGTCGCACGTTATACTCCAGCTCGTTTGAGTGGCTTTATGATGGGTGCACTTTACCTGCTTTGGGGTATTGCGATGTATACAGGAAGTATTATCGCCAATCATGCGGCTATGACCAATGATGCGTCTCTTTCTATAGGCCGGGCGCTTTATACAGGTCTTTTTCGTGGCTTGTGTGAAGCAGCAGTCGGTATTGTGTTTGTTCTTTTATGCTTAGAGCCTTTAACGCGGCGCTGGGATCGTTTGCATACGATGTTATCTAAAAGTTAA
- a CDS encoding carbohydrate porin, whose amino-acid sequence MPKLNSAGLKLLSILLMSTTLSEGHHAYAQVLSGAQDSSSGQNASMYKQYMDRLPIGNRQSGVRLKPLQGETFEAEKIKAMDDAEYHLYERKLYTVGSPVIRTQSQPDVLGVVKKNQAQQASLISDTTEKHFFPASFHDWLTQSTMTGDWGGLRTRLTDMGINIGGRFLQDTSGNPRGGKAKTTRYADEFGLNIDFDLKKLTGYKIGYIHFSSTSRQGLGIGAKLPALDSPQEIFGSGETVRLTRLSWEMKWNQYVATEVGEINTENDFEQGSTYWGMNAYCQFQSNAICGMPQSIAMNSGYGYYPTAHPGAWVKFYPAGNDHYLVQFGVYSVDPTISNTHNGWKMNLHGTTGTYLPFQLGWHQGGANDYSGPLQTNIKVGGYWDTSEVKDVYSQLGTFEVPQQYLVSAPSQKVRGRFGGWVQADRMLERDKRDPSRGTSVFGSFTWGDPRTSVAPYFITWGVTRKGTFASRPNDTFSIGMKMLWVNPKLTIWARQMQEAGAKGLYKPSGEHALEMNYGWRPTPWLMVRPGVQYIWNTGGTKKYNNPVILDLETGITF is encoded by the coding sequence ATGCCGAAATTGAATAGTGCCGGGCTAAAGTTACTTAGCATTCTCCTTATGAGTACGACACTTTCTGAAGGTCATCATGCATATGCTCAAGTTTTGTCGGGAGCGCAGGATTCTTCTTCTGGGCAGAATGCATCTATGTATAAACAATACATGGACCGGTTGCCGATAGGGAACCGTCAGTCAGGTGTCCGTTTAAAGCCGCTGCAAGGCGAAACGTTTGAAGCTGAAAAAATAAAGGCGATGGATGATGCTGAATATCATCTTTACGAACGCAAATTATACACGGTCGGAAGCCCGGTTATTCGGACACAGTCTCAGCCTGATGTGCTAGGCGTTGTTAAAAAAAATCAAGCTCAACAAGCAAGCCTCATTTCAGATACAACCGAAAAACACTTCTTTCCTGCAAGTTTTCATGACTGGCTCACTCAAAGCACCATGACAGGAGATTGGGGTGGTTTGAGAACACGTCTGACAGATATGGGTATTAATATTGGTGGACGTTTCTTGCAGGATACCTCAGGAAATCCGCGGGGCGGAAAAGCAAAAACGACGCGTTATGCTGATGAATTTGGTTTGAACATTGATTTTGATTTGAAAAAACTAACCGGTTATAAAATTGGTTATATCCATTTCTCTAGTACATCCCGTCAGGGACTGGGTATTGGAGCTAAGTTACCTGCTCTTGATAGCCCTCAGGAAATCTTTGGTTCAGGTGAGACGGTGCGTTTGACACGTCTTTCTTGGGAAATGAAGTGGAACCAATACGTTGCAACCGAGGTTGGTGAAATCAATACAGAAAATGATTTTGAACAAGGATCAACCTACTGGGGAATGAACGCGTACTGTCAATTCCAGTCTAACGCCATTTGCGGTATGCCCCAATCAATCGCGATGAACTCAGGGTATGGATATTATCCAACGGCTCACCCTGGAGCATGGGTAAAGTTTTACCCTGCCGGGAATGATCATTATCTGGTTCAGTTTGGTGTTTACTCGGTCGATCCTACAATTTCCAACACGCATAATGGTTGGAAAATGAATCTTCACGGCACAACGGGAACATATCTTCCATTCCAGTTAGGCTGGCACCAAGGCGGCGCGAATGACTATAGCGGTCCTTTGCAGACGAATATTAAGGTTGGTGGATATTGGGACACGTCAGAAGTTAAAGATGTTTATTCCCAGTTAGGGACGTTCGAAGTTCCTCAGCAATATTTGGTGTCGGCTCCATCTCAAAAAGTAAGAGGCCGTTTTGGTGGATGGGTTCAGGCTGATCGCATGTTAGAACGCGATAAGAGAGATCCAAGCCGTGGAACTTCTGTTTTTGGTTCTTTTACGTGGGGAGACCCACGTACGTCTGTCGCTCCGTATTTTATTACTTGGGGGGTAACGCGGAAGGGGACTTTTGCGTCCCGTCCTAATGATACTTTTAGTATTGGTATGAAAATGTTGTGGGTGAATCCAAAGTTAACCATTTGGGCACGCCAAATGCAGGAGGCCGGTGCAAAAGGTCTTTACAAACCTTCAGGAGAGCATGCGCTGGAAATGAATTATGGTTGGCGTCCTACTCCATGGCTGATGGTTAGACCTGGGGTGCAGTATATTTGGAATACTGGGGGAACCAAAAAATATAATAACCCTGTGATATTAGATTTAGAAACAGGGATTACGTTCTAA
- a CDS encoding carbohydrate porin gives MRKAILSLLYASVLSSSYAYGATIRTSPHSTPHSKIKTPTRTYSHPINHQPLIHHIKSRSLSSPLVRHTPAHLIAAPTPIAINNINSVHSSASTDKLLDQTTAAPSLESQHFFGNWGGVQPWLMKHGIQLLLSINEEFAGNITGGRQRTYTNTGQVGLELDLDWNKLAGIKDFWTHTIIVNGHGRSVSQQFGDSLAATQEIYGARGNVIAHLVAMYAEKSFFHNRLDLNAGWIPVGTFFASSPMFCDFMNVAICGNPAPNKYTSGNKDWPSGNLGAVARVMPTHNTYIMSGLFAVSPHEYTGGISGWSWAQSGLGKFSTPVEIGWIPSFGKKKLIGHYKLGYSYDNSSYPNLYEDINGNSWQATGLAQRYQAGMNSTWLIMDQMIWRHGAGDTNGLIALAGAMYSDGKTVAMRDHTWVGLLDTGTDWGRPLDTVGMMWQHFDMSRTAALQQESSLALHLPFQNNQWGSVYGVQSHENVYELFYSAHVARALNIQPDFQYIQRPSATTTFKDAAVLGVQLSVVL, from the coding sequence TTGCGCAAAGCTATCTTAAGTCTCCTCTATGCGTCCGTTCTTTCTTCAAGTTATGCTTATGGAGCAACAATCCGTACTTCTCCGCATTCTACGCCCCACTCCAAAATCAAAACACCTACACGGACTTATTCTCATCCAATTAATCATCAACCTTTAATCCACCATATTAAATCACGCTCTTTATCGTCTCCTCTTGTGAGGCATACTCCTGCTCACCTGATTGCTGCGCCTACACCCATTGCTATTAATAATATTAACTCAGTACATAGTTCCGCCTCTACAGATAAGCTGCTCGATCAAACCACCGCGGCTCCCTCTCTGGAATCTCAACATTTCTTTGGAAACTGGGGAGGCGTTCAACCGTGGCTTATGAAACACGGCATACAATTACTCCTTTCGATTAACGAAGAATTTGCTGGAAATATTACAGGCGGCAGACAACGGACTTATACGAATACCGGGCAAGTTGGGTTAGAGCTTGATCTCGACTGGAATAAATTGGCTGGTATTAAGGATTTCTGGACCCACACGATTATCGTTAACGGGCATGGACGGAGCGTTTCTCAACAATTTGGGGACTCTCTTGCCGCCACACAAGAAATTTATGGTGCCCGAGGCAACGTCATTGCCCATCTTGTCGCCATGTATGCTGAAAAAAGTTTTTTCCATAATCGACTAGATCTTAACGCAGGCTGGATCCCTGTTGGAACGTTCTTTGCCTCCTCCCCCATGTTCTGTGACTTTATGAACGTGGCTATTTGCGGAAACCCTGCTCCCAATAAATACACTTCAGGAAATAAAGACTGGCCTTCTGGTAACTTGGGCGCCGTTGCGCGTGTTATGCCTACCCATAATACTTACATTATGAGTGGTCTTTTTGCAGTAAGCCCTCATGAATATACTGGTGGCATTTCAGGATGGTCATGGGCGCAATCTGGCCTTGGCAAGTTTTCTACTCCGGTAGAAATTGGCTGGATCCCTTCTTTTGGGAAAAAGAAACTTATTGGCCATTACAAATTAGGCTATTCCTACGACAATTCCAGCTATCCCAACCTTTACGAAGATATTAACGGCAACTCTTGGCAAGCAACAGGCCTTGCACAGCGTTATCAAGCAGGAATGAATAGTACTTGGCTCATTATGGACCAAATGATCTGGCGTCATGGTGCAGGAGATACAAACGGTCTCATTGCCCTTGCTGGAGCCATGTATAGCGACGGAAAAACCGTTGCGATGCGAGATCACACGTGGGTTGGCTTACTTGATACGGGTACCGATTGGGGACGCCCCCTCGATACAGTTGGTATGATGTGGCAACATTTCGATATGAGCCGAACCGCTGCTCTTCAACAAGAATCTTCTCTTGCTCTTCATCTCCCCTTCCAAAACAACCAATGGGGTAGCGTATACGGTGTGCAGAGCCACGAGAACGTTTACGAGCTTTTCTATAGCGCCCATGTAGCCCGTGCGTTGAATATTCAACCAGACTTTCAATATATCCAACGTCCAAGCGCAACCACAACATTTAAAGATGCCGCTGTTCTTGGCGTTCAGTTGTCTGTCGTTCTTTAA
- a CDS encoding DUF1643 domain-containing protein, with protein MGSSPPHNVGEARPLQLSEDVQSTAIYGGTNDCYRYRLHRVWDPSQPTVMWLMMNPSVATEFGDDRTVAKCQRYARSWGFGSILIGNSFAYRCTDQKRLLEVNDPIGPDNDKHILKMAQEANLVILAYGSPQAKVLHSRGPSVASMLVKHNISVSTLRLSKHGRPEHPLYLPFTLAPHDITSLFL; from the coding sequence ATGGGTTCCTCACCTCCACATAATGTCGGAGAAGCTCGTCCCTTACAGTTATCGGAGGACGTGCAAAGTACCGCCATTTATGGAGGGACAAATGATTGCTACCGCTACCGTCTTCATCGCGTGTGGGATCCCTCTCAACCAACGGTAATGTGGCTCATGATGAACCCATCGGTAGCGACTGAATTTGGGGATGATCGAACGGTCGCAAAATGTCAAAGATATGCTCGATCATGGGGGTTTGGCAGTATCTTAATTGGCAATAGTTTTGCTTATCGCTGCACGGATCAAAAACGTTTGCTTGAAGTAAATGACCCAATCGGGCCAGATAATGACAAACATATTCTAAAAATGGCTCAAGAAGCCAATTTAGTCATTTTAGCGTACGGATCCCCTCAAGCAAAAGTACTTCATAGCCGCGGGCCATCTGTAGCATCTATGCTTGTAAAGCATAATATAAGCGTTAGCACTCTAAGACTAAGTAAACATGGAAGACCTGAACACCCTCTTTATCTACCATTTACCCTTGCCCCTCACGACATAACGTCTCTTTTCCTTTAA
- a CDS encoding peroxiredoxin: MKTNIRSVLSALFLGCIFSLNTPAFAALDNGAKAPDFTAQASLGGHVFSYHLASALKKGPVVLYFYPAAFTPGCTIEAHEFAGAIPDFKALNATVIGISMDPLSKLVRFSVSECRNAFAVAADPNGKITNAYKAKQPLQNTSSRTSYIIMPNGRIAFSYAAMSPDEHVEKILQALKSLEHKH; encoded by the coding sequence GTGAAAACCAACATACGTTCTGTTTTATCGGCTTTATTTTTAGGGTGTATTTTCTCCCTGAACACGCCAGCTTTTGCTGCGCTTGATAATGGTGCAAAAGCGCCTGACTTTACAGCGCAAGCAAGCCTCGGTGGACATGTTTTTTCATACCATTTAGCAAGCGCTCTTAAAAAGGGCCCTGTTGTCCTATATTTCTATCCTGCTGCTTTCACTCCGGGATGCACTATTGAGGCCCATGAATTTGCTGGCGCGATTCCTGATTTTAAGGCCTTAAACGCAACGGTGATCGGCATCTCCATGGACCCGCTGTCGAAACTGGTGCGTTTTTCCGTGAGTGAATGCCGGAATGCTTTTGCTGTTGCAGCTGATCCAAACGGCAAGATCACAAACGCTTACAAGGCGAAGCAACCGTTACAGAATACTTCAAGCCGCACGTCCTATATTATTATGCCTAATGGTCGGATTGCTTTTTCCTATGCTGCGATGTCCCCCGATGAGCATGTTGAAAAAATACTCCAAGCCCTTAAATCGCTCGAGCATAAACACTAA
- a CDS encoding lytic transglycosylase domain-containing protein: MSCIAAPLQSSLRSFALLRSSCALGLIGLLAACASTPGQGGSYSQVPVTQEAANYRAHAKSYYAPPGPPEDPWGPYIQEASDRFDVPTQWIRAVMRQESGGHLFDRDGNFITSVPGAMGLLQLMPPTYDDMRQQYNLGDDPYDPHDNILAGTAYIRQMYNIYGSPGFLAAYNDGPGSLDSYLRRGRPLPRETRRYVAAIGPHIVGYYPHNRSDADLLVSQHDPNAQVQLADNSTPVSYGNNSVSSAWAQKTASSSYTPPAEAVSDDNYSPSPSSVSSAWASRGIASSTPIASSKSSVSSAWASRGLVSPTPAVTTPSNVSSAWAARGIQPSADTTSQPIPEEAASFNDEDNNVTAQEIPIGHHLKPQPIMALAPASRHVEYRMPTPVARQRVSSPVSSEPHNWAIQVGAFSNARQAASAASSAHAHGGSLLASSRAQIVNVRVGKNHLYRARLSGLSHENAVAACRHLAHGSPCIVVPPGAE, translated from the coding sequence ATGTCTTGTATTGCTGCTCCTCTCCAATCTTCCCTCCGTTCTTTCGCTCTTTTGCGTTCCAGTTGTGCGTTGGGTCTTATTGGTCTTCTTGCAGCCTGTGCCAGTACCCCTGGACAAGGCGGAAGTTACTCTCAGGTACCAGTTACACAAGAAGCTGCGAATTATCGCGCGCACGCAAAATCATATTATGCCCCTCCTGGTCCACCTGAAGATCCATGGGGACCATATATACAAGAAGCTTCTGACCGCTTTGATGTTCCTACTCAATGGATCAGGGCCGTCATGAGACAAGAATCGGGCGGTCATTTGTTCGATCGAGACGGTAATTTTATTACATCCGTTCCCGGAGCTATGGGGCTACTTCAGCTTATGCCCCCTACATATGACGATATGCGCCAGCAATATAACCTTGGCGATGATCCTTATGATCCGCATGACAATATTCTCGCGGGCACCGCGTATATCCGCCAAATGTATAATATATACGGCTCTCCAGGGTTCTTAGCCGCCTATAACGATGGCCCTGGCAGTCTTGATAGTTATTTACGTCGTGGACGTCCCCTTCCACGCGAAACCAGACGCTATGTTGCTGCTATTGGGCCACATATTGTTGGTTACTATCCTCATAACCGCTCAGATGCGGACCTGCTTGTTTCACAGCATGATCCTAACGCTCAAGTCCAGCTTGCAGACAACTCGACGCCTGTAAGCTATGGCAACAACTCTGTTAGTTCTGCTTGGGCTCAAAAAACAGCTTCCAGTAGCTATACACCTCCCGCAGAAGCCGTCAGTGACGATAATTACTCCCCTTCCCCAAGTTCTGTCAGCTCTGCGTGGGCTTCAAGGGGGATAGCATCATCTACTCCTATCGCTTCAAGTAAGAGCAGCGTCAGTTCTGCTTGGGCCTCCCGAGGCTTAGTTTCCCCAACACCGGCTGTTACTACCCCAAGCAATGTGAGTTCTGCTTGGGCAGCACGAGGAATTCAGCCCTCCGCTGATACAACCTCACAACCCATTCCAGAAGAAGCCGCTAGTTTTAATGACGAAGATAACAATGTTACAGCGCAAGAAATTCCAATCGGGCATCACCTAAAACCGCAACCCATTATGGCTCTTGCCCCTGCCTCAAGGCATGTCGAATATAGAATGCCAACTCCTGTTGCACGGCAGAGGGTTAGCTCCCCCGTCTCATCAGAGCCACATAACTGGGCTATTCAGGTTGGGGCTTTCTCAAATGCACGCCAAGCAGCGAGTGCTGCCTCTTCCGCACATGCACATGGAGGCAGCCTACTCGCCTCTTCTCGAGCACAGATTGTTAATGTTCGTGTTGGTAAAAATCATCTTTACCGTGCACGTTTATCTGGCCTTTCCCACGAAAATGCTGTCGCGGCCTGCCGTCACTTAGCGCATGGCTCGCCCTGCATTGTTGTTCCTCCAGGAGCTGAATAA
- a CDS encoding ABC transporter permease, which yields MLSSDSMQRNSNIQPDPVFKTQSKQVHISATKRALDDCREALKLWRLGFLLGWLDIKLRYRGSALGPFWLTITSAMMVGSMGILYGRLFGQDLRSYLPFLALSLTCWQAGIASMIHESCNCFLEADSMIRSSRLPFMLQAIRTVVRNAIVFGHNIIVPIVVFLIYGVWPGLTALWAIPGLLLWVVLGGACCMLLGVVCARFRDVPPIVGALLQVIFYITPVIWMPAQLQGKAHWLLFNPFYALLEIVRAPLLGETPSLDVWLISLGVGLVFCVMAAAVFVRTRARLVFWI from the coding sequence ATGTTGTCTTCTGATTCCATGCAAAGAAATTCAAATATTCAACCTGATCCTGTTTTTAAAACACAATCCAAGCAAGTTCATATAAGCGCGACAAAGCGAGCATTGGATGATTGTCGTGAAGCGTTAAAGCTGTGGCGTTTAGGTTTTTTGTTGGGGTGGCTTGATATAAAACTACGCTATCGAGGATCGGCTTTGGGGCCTTTTTGGCTAACCATTACATCTGCCATGATGGTTGGTTCTATGGGTATTTTATATGGCCGCTTATTTGGGCAGGACTTAAGGTCTTACTTGCCGTTTCTTGCTCTGTCTTTAACCTGTTGGCAGGCGGGGATAGCAAGCATGATTCATGAATCATGTAATTGCTTCTTGGAGGCTGACAGTATGATTCGCTCTAGTCGTTTGCCTTTTATGTTACAGGCCATACGAACAGTGGTAAGAAATGCGATTGTTTTTGGGCATAATATTATTGTGCCGATTGTGGTTTTTTTAATTTATGGTGTCTGGCCTGGACTAACAGCATTATGGGCAATTCCGGGATTGTTGCTTTGGGTTGTTTTAGGGGGGGCGTGTTGTATGCTCTTGGGGGTTGTCTGTGCTCGATTTAGAGATGTCCCTCCCATTGTCGGTGCGTTATTACAGGTTATTTTTTATATTACCCCTGTAATTTGGATGCCTGCCCAATTGCAGGGAAAAGCACATTGGCTGCTTTTTAATCCGTTTTATGCTTTGCTAGAAATTGTAAGAGCCCCTCTTTTGGGTGAAACTCCATCACTTGATGTGTGGCTCATTTCGTTGGGTGTCGGTTTGGTATTTTGTGTGATGGCAGCCGCTGTATTCGTGCGTACTCGTGCGCGTCTAGTTTTTTGGATTTGA
- a CDS encoding ABC transporter ATP-binding protein, with product MTLVHLEDVYLSFPVFHGASRSLKKTLFSRAKNAVVAPSKVGGNMTVADSSSGLVLVEALSGVTFDIHKGERVGLVGHNGAGKSTLLRVLGGIYETGRGVAQIEGDCHALIDPQSGMNPELTGRENLYLFAYRLGLPKEKIPVLEKEVEEFAELGPFFDLPLRLYSSGMGIRLGFALATIPRPQILLMDEWFMAGDQRFQDKARQRLEGMVGSADILVITSHTLSILREWCTRILWMEAGKIRMDGKVDDVLDAYEASLG from the coding sequence ATGACGTTAGTTCATTTAGAAGATGTATATCTTTCTTTTCCAGTCTTTCATGGCGCCTCCCGCTCTTTAAAAAAAACACTGTTTTCGCGCGCAAAAAATGCTGTTGTGGCCCCTTCTAAGGTCGGGGGGAATATGACTGTTGCAGATAGTTCTTCAGGCTTGGTCCTTGTCGAGGCTCTGTCTGGAGTGACGTTTGATATCCATAAAGGCGAGCGTGTCGGCTTGGTCGGACATAATGGCGCTGGAAAATCTACCCTATTAAGAGTGCTTGGGGGGATTTACGAAACAGGAAGGGGAGTTGCTCAGATTGAAGGCGACTGTCATGCACTAATTGATCCACAATCCGGTATGAACCCTGAACTAACCGGGCGTGAAAATCTTTATTTATTTGCATATCGTTTGGGACTCCCAAAAGAAAAAATCCCTGTGCTTGAAAAAGAAGTGGAAGAATTTGCAGAACTGGGTCCTTTTTTTGACCTTCCATTGCGCCTTTATTCGTCGGGAATGGGAATCCGGTTGGGGTTTGCGCTGGCAACCATTCCGCGGCCACAAATTTTATTAATGGATGAGTGGTTTATGGCAGGAGATCAGCGTTTTCAGGATAAGGCGAGGCAGCGGTTGGAGGGGATGGTTGGTAGTGCAGATATTCTTGTCATTACCTCTCATACCCTTTCTATTTTGAGGGAGTGGTGCACGCGCATTTTATGGATGGAAGCGGGTAAGATTCGAATGGATGGAAAGGTGGATGACGTTCTCGATGCGTATGAAGCGTCATTGGGGTAG
- a CDS encoding VOC family protein, with protein sequence MRFTVDRLDHLVLTVRNTTLSASWYQRVLGMDIEEYGRNNRIALSFGGQKINLRPETENGWTSAEGAQPGTSDLCFTTALQCHDIVKHLTACKVEITEGPVPRIGALGPVTSIYCRDPDGNLIEIASYQG encoded by the coding sequence ATGCGCTTTACAGTAGACCGCTTAGACCACCTCGTCCTAACCGTTCGAAATACCACCTTGTCTGCTTCATGGTATCAACGTGTTTTGGGAATGGATATTGAAGAGTATGGCCGCAACAACCGGATTGCTCTCTCCTTTGGCGGGCAAAAAATCAACTTGCGCCCCGAAACAGAAAATGGCTGGACCTCAGCGGAAGGCGCTCAACCTGGAACATCCGACCTCTGCTTTACAACAGCTCTTCAATGTCATGATATCGTCAAACACCTGACAGCATGTAAGGTAGAAATTACCGAGGGTCCAGTTCCTCGTATTGGCGCTTTAGGCCCTGTAACATCCATTTACTGCCGTGATCCGGATGGCAATTTAATTGAAATAGCATCGTACCAAGGGTGA